GATCAGTAACATTCGTATTTATTCGTAATTGGGAGATCTTATACTATCGGTTCACATGGATAATGAGTAAAATACCCCTTTGCAATTTAGCCAAAAACCCCTCattaaagtataaataaaaagcTTATAATAAACCTTGGCTTAATAAACCTTTGCAATTTAGCCAAAAACCCCTCattaaagtataaataaaccTTGGATTAGAACTTGAGTACAGAAAGGAAGACACATCACACATGGTATTGGCTAGGTTCATATCAACCTTGGTTTAATTGTTGTTATGCGACAATGAATCATTGTGCCCCTAATGTCTCACTAAACGCCTCGTAATTTTCCTCCATGTCTCACATTATCCATTTCGTCAACTCTCTCTCATAAAAACCCTAATGCTTCAAATTTGAGTTGAATAGAATAGAACCTTGGTTTCTTGAGGCAATGAATCATGAACTTCTTCACTATTTCATGCAACAGATCATAGCAATGGtttacaacaaaaacaaaacgtcATACATTTGGCAAAGGTTAAACCAATAAAATATTTTCTCAGAATCACCACGGTAAGATGAGGATTCTCTTATTAGTACATAAGCATGATATGCTAATTAACCTTGTTCTGCTGCAGAGCTGCTTTTATGAAGTCCAAAACGACTGTCGCTAACTCAGCTTGATGTGAGGTGTAACAATGGTTAGCTCCTTCGATAACATGTAATTTGTGGTTTGGTATTATCTTTGAAAACTCGAATGCATCTTCGACAGGGATGGCCTCATCAGCAGAACCATGGACTGTCAACACCCTTTGTACAGAATAGCCCATGAACTCGGTCATGCTCACAATGCAAGAAAAAGGCAAAGGAAACATAAAACagtgaaaacaaaattaattagttTGCTTAGTTACCGGCATTCTTTGTCAATATGAAGGCATGATTCGTGCATATCAGTACTTAGGCGATCCATCAGACCTTCCTCGGTCACACGGTAAATCACACTTCCTGCAAGCACAGTATCCATTTACGGTAGACCAGAATATATACACATTGcctgtttttgtgtgtttacttaTGTGGCCAATTGTCGAATGATCACCACACATGGTGAGAATAAACACAAACATTGCAAATTACCTGTCTTAGTTTTAACATCAATGAATCCTTCCTTCTTGATTATTTCCATGAAGTCTTTCCCCAATTGTGGTGCAATGTTTTTCTTCAGATCATAACGTCCAGAAAGATTGACAACCGTACGAATGTCATGATACTTAGAAGCATACAGGAGCACCACACCAGCTCCTGCATGCAGTAACATCAATCTATAAACAGTTTTGGCACAAAGATACAGAAATCGtgattatttaaaacaatccGGCACATACCTTTACTGTGCCCAAGAATTGCAGTTGGTGGCCGGTTTGCCCTAGAGAAGTGTTGGACCACAGCATGCAAGTCCTCGGCCTCTCTCCGATAGTTGCCATACAGAAAGGTGCCTTCACTCTCTCTGAAAACCAAAGTAAACCACAACTTATTAGAGCATCAAATTATTAGCTTTAATGCATAATTTGCGATTAAATTCATGAATTTATAGTCCTATAGCATcaaaagcgggagccttgtgcactgggtacgacctttttttttatagcaTCAAATTGCCTTACCCATTTCCAGCAAAGTCGAAACGGAAGGAACTAATTCCTTCCTTTTCCAATGCAACAGCAAGGTTCACCATAGTTGTTTCTTCCTAGAAATCAAAAGACCATGTTACTGATGTATGcaataaaattttaatcaaaatatgACCATTTATCGAGTTATTAATGAAGATAAATGACTTATGCACACTAATTTTATGATTCTGCACGCCCTTGTTTGTTTCAATCCATTGGCTCTCATTTGCTTATTCGATCCAAAGGCTACTAGTATACAGAGATGTGCATGGGGAGAAAAAAAAGCCCGTTGACTGTTGATATCATCTCTTAACAAAATATTTCACAAAGTAACTTAAATTCAAAGCATCCTAGCTAGTTATAAAGATGGAACTAACAACCTTGGAGGCTCGAAAACCATGACATAAGATTACAATCTCCCCAGAACCGGTTTCATGTAATATGCCCACGAGCTTTTCGCCATGTTTGTTGGGTATAACGATTTTCTGTTGCGGAGCTACTGAAACAAGTGCAATAGACATTAAGCAAACAGCCATCAAATTTCTTATCAAGTACTGTAAACATATTGCTCTGAGATTGATTTCTTGCAACTACAACACATacaacatacatacatacacaaatACATATATTAAGGGAGATGATGTTTCTTACCTGCTGGGTTTTGTTCAGCTTCTGCCATTTTCAAGATTCGTTTTGGGCTGCGATTGCGGGGAAGATTAAAGTATGGTAAAGGGAAGCTTATGGAAGTGAAAAGAACTTGAGAGTAGCATATTAATTGAGATTATAAACTAATTAACGATTAATTAATCCTCAAGGCAGCGGAAGTTTACCTCGAAACTTTTGCTTGCTGCTCTTGTTGCTCTGAATTGCAATCTACACAGCTCCACTCAGTTTGGTACTGGGAGAGTATCGGACCGATCCAGACAGATCAGTTCCCAACCAAATgatgttttgagtttttcaggTTCAACACGTCTCTTTTTCACCTGTTGAACCCTGATTATTTATTGGATTCTCGAAACTGCCATTTATCTATCTTTTCTTTTGGTGAATGATAACGTACGTGGTTATTCAAGCAATATATACACGCCTTTTAGCTTCTAACAGTGTTTGATTATGTCTGttgttttttaatttggtattttttGGTTAATCAAGCAATATACTAATATAATATATTCTTCGGCAATAGCataacaatatcaacatcaacaAAGAATTTCACTCAACTATTGGGTTGAAAAGAGGGTCGGTAATATTCTTATTTACTCGTAATTGGGAGAGCTTATACTATCTGCTTACATGGATAACGAGTAAAATACCTAATTGTAGTTTGACCAACTTTGCAATTTAGCTAAAAACCCCTCATCAAAGAATAAATGAAAAGCCTATAAAAAGATGGGATTAGAACTTGAGTGCAGAAAGGAAGACACATCACACAGTTGGCTAGGTTCATAGCGACAATAAAATCTCATTGTTCCCCTCATGTCTCACTTAACCCCGTGTACTTTTCCTCCATGTCTCACATTATCCACTTTGTTAACTCTCTTTGTCCGAACAATTGGGGAAAGACTTAAAGGGTTCTGAACCAAGCAATTTGGAACCAAGCAAATGACTTAAAGGGTTCTGAACTCCCTCTGTCCGAACATACAAgattatgaactaaaagtccttgtttacaaggcaataAGAAGAACTTAACAcagacttaacccatctgtgacaatcctttgataacaagaagtttgagtaacttggggcg
This is a stretch of genomic DNA from Malus domestica chromosome 02, GDT2T_hap1. It encodes these proteins:
- the LOC103418067 gene encoding uncharacterized protein isoform X2 produces the protein MAEAEQNPAAPQQKIVIPNKHGEKLVGILHETGSGEIVILCHGFRASKEETTMVNLAVALEKEGISSFRFDFAGNGESEGTFLYGNYRREAEDLHAVVQHFSRANRPPTAILGHSKGAGVVLLYASKYHDIRTVVNLSGRYDLKKNIAPQLGKDFMEIIKKEGFIDVKTKTGSVIYRVTEEGLMDRLSTDMHESCLHIDKECRVLTVHGSADEAIPVEDAFEFSKIIPNHKLHVIEGANHCYTSHQAELATVVLDFIKAALQQNKVN
- the LOC103418067 gene encoding uncharacterized protein isoform X1, whose amino-acid sequence is MAEAEQNPAVAPQQKIVIPNKHGEKLVGILHETGSGEIVILCHGFRASKEETTMVNLAVALEKEGISSFRFDFAGNGESEGTFLYGNYRREAEDLHAVVQHFSRANRPPTAILGHSKGAGVVLLYASKYHDIRTVVNLSGRYDLKKNIAPQLGKDFMEIIKKEGFIDVKTKTGSVIYRVTEEGLMDRLSTDMHESCLHIDKECRVLTVHGSADEAIPVEDAFEFSKIIPNHKLHVIEGANHCYTSHQAELATVVLDFIKAALQQNKVN